The following proteins are co-located in the Aurantiacibacter atlanticus genome:
- a CDS encoding DUF4230 domain-containing protein yields MGNQLKQDEMSRVAVADEGFARSTGVGVWIVIGLMAAALVWLAWEKWGPQDHGDIVGSAMLTFEKQNSLTVFSSRFDVVAESTSTPSIGPLEIDALQSRQAMIVPATVEYRLDLSGMDRADFAWDAASQTLNVELPGLTVSTPNIHEGQARYFTDGLYVSRDASVSLSRSNSDVAARRARDFAKNPEVMALARTAARDAVRQNLAIPLQVAGYGDVQVTVRFADDSPETSG; encoded by the coding sequence ATGGGCAATCAACTAAAACAGGATGAAATGTCGCGCGTTGCCGTGGCTGATGAAGGGTTCGCGCGCTCCACAGGTGTCGGCGTCTGGATTGTCATCGGCCTGATGGCTGCCGCGCTGGTCTGGCTGGCATGGGAGAAATGGGGCCCGCAGGATCACGGTGACATTGTCGGCAGCGCAATGCTGACCTTCGAAAAGCAGAATTCGCTAACAGTGTTTTCGTCGCGCTTCGATGTGGTTGCCGAAAGCACGTCTACCCCAAGCATAGGGCCGCTGGAAATTGATGCGCTGCAATCGCGTCAGGCCATGATTGTGCCCGCAACGGTGGAGTACCGCCTAGATCTGTCAGGCATGGACCGCGCCGATTTCGCATGGGATGCCGCCAGTCAGACGCTGAATGTTGAATTACCCGGCCTTACCGTTTCCACGCCCAATATCCATGAAGGACAGGCACGCTATTTCACTGATGGTCTGTATGTCAGCCGGGACGCATCTGTATCGCTCAGTCGCAGCAATTCCGATGTCGCCGCCCGCCGTGCGCGTGACTTTGCAAAAAATCCCGAAGTGATGGCGCTTGCCCGCACTGCCGCGCGCGATGCTGTGCGGCAAAACCTCGCGATACCCTTGCAGGTTGCAGGTTACGGCGATGTGCAGGTGACCGTGCGCTTCGCTGACGATAGCCCGGAAACAAGCGGCTAA
- a CDS encoding MBL fold metallo-hydrolase — protein MPSMSMPPQPWPTGDVEQIEPLIARVLAANASPFTYTGTQTYLVGTTDLAVIDPGPDDAQHIEALTRAIAGRSVAAIMCTHTHRDHSPAARGLAEATGAPIIGCAPLHIHSDAPRADAPFDQDYAPDRVLDDGEAMTGTGWTLRALATPGHTSNHLCFALEESDALFTGDHVMGWSTSVVMPPDGDMGDYLASLALLYTREDRIYYPAHGPAVEKPRQLVRGMVGHRRARERQIMRLLAEEPRSIAAMVPIMYKGVDEGLWPAAGQSVLAHLQQLERSGTVVCSEDIWAIN, from the coding sequence ATGCCCAGTATGTCTATGCCACCGCAACCCTGGCCAACAGGCGATGTCGAGCAGATCGAGCCTCTGATAGCGCGCGTGCTGGCGGCCAATGCTTCGCCCTTCACCTACACTGGCACGCAAACCTATCTGGTCGGGACCACGGATCTGGCCGTGATCGATCCCGGCCCTGACGATGCTCAGCACATTGAGGCGCTGACCCGCGCCATTGCTGGCAGGTCCGTGGCCGCAATCATGTGCACCCATACCCACCGCGATCACTCTCCCGCCGCACGCGGCCTGGCCGAAGCGACCGGTGCGCCCATCATAGGCTGTGCCCCGCTCCACATCCATTCCGATGCGCCGCGCGCAGATGCCCCATTTGATCAGGACTACGCGCCTGACCGCGTGCTCGATGATGGCGAGGCAATGACCGGCACCGGCTGGACGCTGCGCGCCCTGGCCACGCCCGGTCATACATCGAACCATCTGTGCTTCGCCCTGGAGGAAAGCGATGCGCTGTTCACCGGCGACCATGTTATGGGATGGTCAACCAGCGTGGTTATGCCACCCGATGGCGATATGGGCGATTACCTCGCAAGTCTGGCACTGCTTTATACACGCGAAGATCGCATCTATTATCCCGCCCACGGGCCTGCGGTTGAAAAGCCGCGCCAGCTGGTGCGCGGCATGGTTGGCCATCGCCGCGCCCGCGAACGGCAGATAATGCGGCTTCTGGCTGAAGAACCGCGCAGCATCGCCGCAATGGTGCCTATCATGTATAAGGGCGTGGATGAGGGCCTTTGGCCAGCAGCCGGACAAAGCGTGCTGGCGCATCTGCAGCAATTGGAACGCAGCGGCACGGTTGTTTGTTCAGAAGATATATGGGCAATCAACTAA
- the glpK gene encoding glycerol kinase GlpK, producing the protein MTETSILVLDEGTTSTRAMLFGRDGALHGVAQEELDQYYPQSGRVEHDAGEIWAKTLKCAQAMVDRAGGAGNIAAIGITNQRETVVAWDNSTGEPLTRAIVWQDRRTTPFCAELKGAGHESLVRKKTGLLLDPYFSGTKMRWMLDNVVEVRDAAERGRLAFGTIESWLIWKLTGGNTHICDASNASRTLLIALDGAGWDNELCDLFGVPRAALPKIVDCAGQLASTAPDILGCSIPICGMAGDQQAATIGQGCLSPGDTKATYGTGAFVLGNTGKSVPRSENRMLATVLYQLDGERCYALEGAVFVAGSLIKYLRDTLGLIESAEETEELASSIPDNGGVVVVPALSGLGAPHWLPEARGIISGLGFDTGRAHIARASLESMAHQTRDLANAFAADDAAWTSLRIDGGMAQNSWMAQDIADLLGLPVTRPAFVETTALGAAMLAAVGCGWHASLAEAVLAMIGETQTFEPAMEDSVRSQRIARWDAALAKV; encoded by the coding sequence ATGACAGAAACATCTATCCTTGTCCTTGACGAAGGTACCACCAGCACTCGCGCGATGCTGTTCGGGCGGGATGGCGCATTGCACGGGGTCGCGCAGGAAGAACTGGATCAGTATTATCCGCAGAGTGGCAGGGTAGAGCATGACGCGGGCGAGATTTGGGCCAAGACCCTGAAATGCGCGCAGGCGATGGTGGATCGGGCAGGCGGCGCCGGAAATATCGCAGCCATCGGTATCACCAACCAGCGCGAAACGGTGGTGGCCTGGGACAATTCGACCGGAGAGCCGCTGACCCGCGCGATCGTCTGGCAGGATCGTCGCACCACGCCTTTTTGCGCAGAGCTGAAAGGCGCGGGTCACGAAAGCCTCGTGCGGAAGAAAACCGGCCTGCTGCTGGACCCCTATTTTTCCGGCACGAAAATGCGCTGGATGCTAGATAATGTGGTCGAGGTTCGGGATGCGGCGGAACGCGGCAGGCTGGCATTCGGAACCATCGAAAGCTGGCTTATATGGAAGCTGACAGGCGGAAATACGCATATTTGTGATGCTAGTAACGCCAGCAGAACCTTGCTGATAGCGCTGGACGGAGCCGGTTGGGACAATGAATTGTGTGACCTCTTCGGCGTACCGCGCGCCGCATTACCCAAAATCGTCGATTGTGCAGGGCAACTTGCCAGCACCGCGCCAGACATATTGGGCTGCTCCATTCCCATTTGCGGCATGGCAGGCGACCAGCAGGCTGCAACGATAGGACAGGGGTGCCTTTCGCCCGGAGATACCAAGGCGACCTATGGCACTGGCGCTTTCGTGCTCGGCAATACCGGCAAAAGCGTGCCCCGCTCCGAAAACCGAATGCTGGCCACCGTGCTTTATCAGCTTGATGGCGAACGGTGCTATGCACTGGAAGGCGCTGTCTTTGTGGCCGGAAGCCTGATCAAATATCTGCGCGATACGCTCGGCCTTATAGAAAGTGCGGAGGAGACGGAGGAACTGGCTAGCTCCATTCCCGATAATGGCGGGGTCGTGGTGGTGCCGGCGCTCTCTGGTCTTGGCGCGCCTCACTGGCTGCCCGAAGCGCGAGGCATTATTTCAGGATTGGGGTTTGATACAGGCCGCGCGCATATTGCCCGAGCATCGCTGGAATCAATGGCACATCAGACACGCGATCTGGCAAATGCCTTCGCCGCCGATGATGCCGCCTGGACTTCGCTTCGGATAGATGGCGGCATGGCCCAAAACAGCTGGATGGCGCAGGATATTGCCGATCTGCTAGGATTGCCCGTCACCCGCCCTGCTTTTGTGGAAACGACAGCGCTGGGCGCGGCAATGCTGGCAGCGGTCGGATGCGGCTGGCACGCTTCGCTTGCGGAGGCGGTGTTAGCGATGATTGGTGAGACACAGACGTTCGAACCGGCGATGGAAGATTCTGTAAGATCGCAGCGGATTGCGCGATGGGACGCAGCATTGGCGAAAGTGTAA
- a CDS encoding DUF1465 family protein — translation MTCTDTITPAIVDAVYEEALDLTEEARTVFEADDWSPGVGSAGAETQIVLSREALRATTRLMHAMAWLLNHKAFFSGELSAMQLQRNGRLPSAQPESDPAQVALLDPLARLVIARSRNLFARVERLDKSWQLRSETDETSDIALGSGEVHQLRQKLGRAFASN, via the coding sequence ATGACCTGCACCGATACTATTACACCGGCAATCGTCGACGCTGTCTATGAGGAGGCTCTTGACCTCACAGAAGAGGCGCGGACGGTATTTGAGGCCGATGACTGGAGTCCTGGTGTCGGGTCAGCCGGGGCAGAGACGCAAATCGTTCTGTCGCGCGAAGCGCTGCGCGCCACAACGCGGTTGATGCATGCCATGGCCTGGCTCCTCAACCACAAGGCATTTTTCTCAGGTGAATTGAGCGCAATGCAATTGCAGCGCAATGGCCGCCTGCCATCTGCACAGCCTGAAAGTGATCCAGCGCAGGTAGCGCTTCTTGATCCGCTTGCCCGCTTGGTGATCGCGCGCAGCCGCAATTTGTTTGCCCGTGTGGAACGGTTGGACAAGTCTTGGCAATTGCGGTCTGAGACCGATGAAACAAGTGACATTGCACTGGGTTCGGGCGAAGTCCATCAGCTGAGGCAAAAGCTGGGCCGCGCGTTCGCCAGCAATTAG
- a CDS encoding YdcH family protein: MAETELIKRLAALETEHRDLDIAIRVLENSDGSNQLQVARLKKRKLNLRDQIAIIADYLTPDIIA; the protein is encoded by the coding sequence GTGGCGGAAACCGAGCTGATCAAGCGCCTTGCTGCATTGGAGACCGAGCATCGCGACCTCGATATTGCTATCCGTGTGCTGGAAAACAGCGATGGGTCCAACCAGTTGCAGGTAGCCCGTCTGAAAAAGCGGAAACTCAACTTGCGAGATCAGATCGCCATTATTGCAGACTATCTGACGCCGGACATCATTGCCTGA
- a CDS encoding YdcH family protein: MDTSHVSALEEKHRGLETRLRDEMNRPAPDNSRIQALKKQKLRIKEEIAHH, encoded by the coding sequence ATGGATACTTCGCATGTCAGCGCCCTCGAAGAAAAGCACCGGGGGCTGGAAACCCGGCTCAGGGATGAAATGAACAGGCCGGCACCGGACAATTCGAGGATCCAGGCACTCAAGAAGCAAAAACTGCGCATCAAGGAAGAAATCGCGCATCATTGA